CAGACACGGATGATCTAATTACCATCTACCTTTTTTTAGGAACCCTGCCTTACAGTCAATATACCTATGTAGAATCCACACTTAACATGAAAAGTGTGGATTCGTTATCACATGAATATGTTTGATTACTTTGGTGGAACGTCCATCCGTCTTATATACGGCAACTTGAAGAAGTGTGTGATCAGCCTCCAAAAGAAGGAGAAATTGTCTTAAATGAACACAGTATGAGTCTTTAGTCAATCATTATGCAATGGCTGATATGCCTGCTCAAGTACGTAAACCAAAACAGAAAGCAGCCATAGAAGGTGCAGTTGGTAAAGCCATGACGGTAATCTCCCCGTTGAGAAATGAAATCTTCACGACCGTGAGTGAATTAAAAGTAGCTATCCGCGAAAAATTAGAAATCTATAACGCCAAACCTTTTCAAAAACGTGAAGGAAGTCGACGGTTCATTTTCACAGAGACAGAACAAGAAAAACTCCATCCACTGCCTTCAATCCCTTATGACATTGCTGAATGGTTTACGGAAGAACCGTTAAACTCGATTGCCATATTACCTTTCAAAAAAATAACTACTCGTATTCCTACCAGTATGTAAAAAAGTGAATTTAAAAGTAACCAATTTTTTTTGAAATCTACTATCAAAATGAACGAGTCGCCACTCACAAACGATTATCTACCTATAAAGTGATTCAACGTATTTTTTGAGAGATTACAACTTAAAGAACAAGCTTATCAATCCTGCTTGTCAGTTTTAAATCTATCAAAAAAGCACTCCAATGAAGCCTTGGAGAAAGCTTGTCAAATTACTCTTAGAACGACTTCACTCGCCAAGGTACTGTTAGCTAAATACCATTTTAAATAACCCCAATAATAAGGACATTTTATAAGAAGCAGAAAGTACTCAAAAAAAATCCTTGGGATTTGTAAGAGGCTCAGAATATTATGGAGGCGACATCAAGTATTGATAGCGAAGCAGTATATAAATTAAGACAACTAGGCCTAAGTGAGTTTATGGATAGAATGGATAGATATACGAGACAATTGCCTTTTGACGAACGCCTACAACTATCCATCGAGTGCCTTTATCAAGAAAAATATAATAACCTGGTTAGTGGATTGATTAAACGCTCTAAATTTCGAATACAAGACGCGGATCTAGCTTCAATCCACTATGAAAAGCGCGAGATAGACCGACAACCCTTCAAGAATTGGCGACCTGCAATTAGATCAATCACTTACAGAAAGCTATTTCCAAAAGGTTTACAGGTTCAGGAAAACATACTTAGTTTGTGTATTAGGCAAAGAAGCATGTAAACAAGAAATTCAAACGCATTATGTTCGCCTTCCTGATTTATTAATAGAAAATGATGAAGCGACCCTGAAACCTAAAGGTGTACCGAATCTCATCAAGAAGTTTTCCAAATTACGGTTCACTCATTATAGACGAATGGTTATTGGATGACTTGTTGGAAGAAGACTTAAAATTTCTCTTTGAGATCATTGAGCGTCGCTACGATTCCGGTTCCATTGTCTATTGTACACAATTTAGAAAAGCAGACTGGCATCAAAAATTGGGAGGCGACCTCCACGCAGACGCGACTACAGACAGAATCGTACATAATACTGTTTGGTATGACACTAGTCAACTAAACATGCGCGAACACTAAGCAATTAATTAATTAATCTTAAAAGATAGTCATGCTGATGTTGGCATGGCTATTTTACCAGACTCAATCCGCGTACAAGTGGACTCCAATTGTATATCGCAAGACTCAATAGAAGGAATAGATGGACCTGAAGGCTCGCAATAATCATCTTATTTAACAACTCGTCACCTTTATTTTTAATCTCCTAATTTTATGTAACTATTTCATCAAACTTGTTAATTAATACTTTTTAAAAAAAGTACCCCAACATGAGATCTTGCCAATAAAACAATACAACAAACATCGCTATAATTATTAATAATATTGGTAGTCTAAAATTGAATTTTGTTGTAAGTACACTCGAAAACATTGGTAGTGATATATATATCACTAATTCAAAAGTCCTAGAAAAAAGAGTTGGGATGAATATGCTTGATATCCCAAATAACAAAACTAAGTAATAAAAATTATAATAGTCCTTTGATATAAAATTAGCCAAAGTATTTCTTTTTTTCATACTAGTTATTAAAAATAAAATTAATACATAACTTACGATAGCTACAGCAAATTGAGCTGTTGGTATATAATTTTCAACATTTTCAACATATCTTCCAAGTACGACTAAAGAACTTTGTAGTATTGGAGGTAAATAGTTATGAATATTAGTGAAAATAATTAAAGACAATGGCCATAATATCAATAAATATTTCAAAAAAGGGAACTTTTTTACTAATATAAGAACTAGTCTTAACACTACAATTGGAGCTGCACTTAGGTGCACGAGTAAGGGCAATACGTATAATACTACATTCATAACCCTTTTTTTTTCTTTGCTGAAAAAATCGTAGTATACTGCTACCATTAAGAGAGACCATGCCAAATTTTGTCTAACACCAGTTATTATTAAAAACACACTAGATACTGAAATAATACTCACCATAAAAAAAGCAAAACTGCTATAAGTGATATTGTAATCTTTTCTAAATTTATTTGAGACGAAAAAAATTAAAGAGAAAACCATTCCTGTAGGAAAAATTACAAACCAAGATCTATTTTCTATTTTAGACATTATATTAAAATATATGCTAGTTAATATAGTTTGCCTATATGGCCCATAATTAATAATTTGATTCCAATTTATATCCATGTGTTCAACTTCATCTAACATTAAATAATATCTATATAAATCCATTTGTTGAGTAGGAATAAAATTATATGCGACTACTAAAACAGAACATAAAAAAACAGTATTCAATATACGAGAATATACTTTTGTAAGTTCTATATTAGCTAGTATAACAAACACCAAAAAAAAGTAATAAAAAATAACAATAACTATCGGTAAACTTGCTACCATATTTAAAATCTCCATCCATATTCTAATTTAAGATCTTCCGTTTTTTAATGTAATCTCTAACTGTTGCCACTGGCAGTTAAGTAACTATCAATATTATTTCTTACTATTATATACTAATTTAAATGCTCGTTCGTATTCTTTAACTATTCTTTTCGCTTCAAAATTATCTATTAGATTCAATTTATTAATTGGTTTTTGTCTTTCACTAAACCACTTTTCATTCCAATCCAGTTCGTCTACTATGAACTCTTCCCTATCAATTAATTTCATAATCTCTCTTGTACCACCGGGATGGTTACTTGTGATTATTTCACAATTAGAAGCCGCAGCTTCTAATAGTGAATTTGGTAAACCTTCATATCTAGATGAGAGTATAAATAAATCAGAATATTTCATCCATTGAAATGGATTTTCTTGTCTTCCTACAAATTCAACGTAATCCGATATCTTTAACTTTTTAGCCATATTTTTGTATTCATTTAATAATTCTCCATCTCCAAGAAAGTGAAGCATTACATCATGTTTTAATATTTTTTTTTCGTTTTTTAAAATAGATTTCAGCAATATATCAATGCCTTTTTGGTTTGCCATCCTCCCCACTACAATCACGTTCTTCTTTTCAGGATTTTTAAAGGGATTAATAGTAATTTTATTCATTTCTTCAATCCACGAAAAATCAACAGGATTATATATTCTAAGGGTTTTATCTAATGGAAATGAATATTCTTTTACTAAATCATTTTTCATAAACTCAGACTGACAAATAACTAAATCCGCTTTTCTATATAATGTTTTATAATAAAGATTATATAAATTTGGTGTTGAGGTATCTTTAATTGAGATACTAGGTGTATTCTCTTCTCTAAATATAAATTTTGTTTTTGCTTTTAACAAAGGTTTAATCAAACTCAGTATTAAAGAAACCCCTCTTAGTGAGGAAAAAACAATTTCGGGCTCTAGTTTTCTAAGAGTTTTGATAAGGTCAACAATAGATGTTCTAGTTCTTTTGTGACCTAAATTAATTAAAGTAATATCTTGAGATATGTGTTTAATATAATCATTACTATCATCCAGCAGGATAATTAAACTGACGTCAAAAATATTTCTATCAATGTACTTTAATATATTTGAAATAACTCTCTCTGCTCCACCCGTCCCTAAAGTGGACATTACAAAAACAATCTTAATTTTCAAAATAATGATCACCTACTCCAAAATCGCAACAATGCGCTATTATTTTAATTGTTTGTAGATATCTTCAAACTTTAATGCAATCTTTTTCATATCTACTTTATCCGTGTTAATTTTTTCTTTATCAATTCTATGTTCTTTTGGTTTGGATGCCTTAATAATTAAATCTATCCAATTATCAATATTATCATTACTAGCAAAATATAAATTTTCAGATATTTTTACTTCATCTGTTATTTTATCTGAAATAATAGTTGGTAAACTTGCAACTTGTGATTCTACAACTGAAAATGGCAGACCTTCAAAGTGTGATGGTTGCAAATAAACATCCATGGCTGATAAAATCGAAGCAACATCTTCTCTCTGTCCAGTAAAAATTATTTGGTTGTCTATATTTAATTTTTTTGCTAAATCCTTTAAATTTTTTTCTAATTCTCCTTGTCCTACTATCACTAGCTTATATTTTTTAGATGTTTTTTTATTTAAATACTCTAATATGTAAAGTAATAGTTCGAAGTTTTTCACCGGAACTAACCTTCCGACAGAGCCTAATAATATTTCATTATCATTTATATTTAGTTCATTTCGAATTTTCATACGATCTCGTTGATTATATTTAAACAGCTCTATATCTATACCATTATAAATTATTCGTTGCTTTTGATCATTAAACATCCATTTTCCAGCATTTTTTGAAACGGTAAGTTTCTCATCAATTTTTTTTAGATATCTTTTTTTGTTGAATTCATGAGTTAATGTAACTAATTTACTCGTAGACTTTGAACTGTGACTATGTAATATTATTTTTGTTTTCCTCGCGTACTTTTTAAACATGCTTAAAGGGATAGTATATATTAACGAGTTGGCATGAATATGAATAATATCATATTCATGTCCTCTACTAATGACAAATTTTTTCATGAATTTGTAGTGTCGAAAATACTTTTCCGGAAAAGCCGGAGCTTTAATTATTTTGATATCTAAGTTTGCAAAGTCTTCAGCCATATCATTGGGACAATTACGGACCATTATATCCATTTGAAATTCATCTTTGTCAATATCTTTTAATAGATTTAGTAAGAATCTCTCGGCTCCTCCATAATTTAAACTATTAATAAAATGAAGCACTTTTATTTTTTTCAATAATTTTCACCTACATTTCTCGATATATATCATACATTTTTTGGTTAACTATTTCTTGATCGAATTTTTTTGATTTTATAACATTATTTTGTCCGATTTTAAACACTTCGGATTTATCTAGTGTATATAGTTTTAAAATGCCTTCACTAAAGCCAATAATATCATCTGGCTCATATTTAAATCCAGTCTCGCCAAAAATAGAGTAATCATTTATGCCATGTTTATTAGAAGTCAACAAAGGGAGTCCGGCTGCCATTGCTTCAACAGCAGCTAATCCTAAACCTTCTCGTTTTGATGGGAAGGCAAAGATATTTGTTGTTTTATATATTTCATTTATATCATTTCTATAACCTAAAAAATGAACTTGCTTACTTAAGCCATAGCTATCTGTAAGATTAGCTAATTCATCTTTTAATTGACCAATACCAATAATTGCATAATGAATGTCAGGTTTCCCCAATTTGTGCATTGCTTCAATGATTACTTTATGATTCTTATTTTCATTTAACTCACCAACAGATACAATTAAAAAAACTGAATTTGGAATACCTAATTCTTCACGCTTTTTTTTATTAAAAGAAGTCATATTAAATTTTTCTGTATCTACTCCTATTCCAGGCACATATTCTACTTGACATGTATTAAAAGCTAGTGCTTTATTATAATCCTGTTCATTTATTGTTATTAATAGATCCGTATACCTTGATAATTTTTTTTCAATTGGATAAAATATCCAATTTTTTTTAGGTGCACTCTCATAAAAATGAAAACCATGGGCAGTATAAATGATTTTAGTTGTCTCTTTCATGGCGCTTCTTGATGCCAAACGAGTTAAGACACCACCTACGGGGGATTGACAATGAATTAAATCAAAATCTCCATTTTTTATTATTGTTTTAAGTTCTTTAAACGCTTTAAAATTTTTTTTGCTTATCGGATTGCGATCAAATTCGATATTGATAGGAATAACGTCACTTTTATATAAATCATTAAATAATTCCTTTGATTCCTTTAAAGGAATTGTTCCGGGAATATTAAAATTTGTGGCTACAGTAACTTCATAACCTAGTTTTTTTAAGTTTTTAATATTTGGAATATTAAATTGTTTAATCATTGATGCTACGGAAGTAACCATTAACGCTTTTTTCATTTTCTTCGTACCTTTCTAAAATCTAAATTCTTTCATATAAATAGTAGTTTTTCATTAGATAAGTACTATTCTGTGTAGCGAATAGTATCATAGAACTCTCTTATTTGATAATGAGTTTTATACTCGCTTATATTCAAGTCGTAAGAAAGATTACCAAACATTTTATTCACTAACTTTATTCGCATGCATAAATGAATTATAGGATTAAACACTTTAGTGATAAACAGTCGTTTGCCGTGTATTTTCGAAATTTCTCTAACCATCTCACTTGTTTTAACGTACTCTTTGTTTTGAGGATAAAAAATTCCTGTATCATTATTGTCTATTACTAAACGAATAAATTCAGTTAGATTATCAATATGTAACATACTTCGTTGATTATCATAATCAGGAAAAATTGGTGTAAAGCGTGCTAACTTTGACAATAATTGATAATTCCCTTTTGAACCTTTACCATAAATCATTGGCGGACGAATAATAACCACTTTAAACTCGTATGAATCAAGTGGACGAATACCTTCTTCTGCCTGCAATTTACTATTACCATAGAAGTTACTTGGAACTGGGATTGTTTCTCTTGTTATTACTCGCTTGTTGCTTGTGCTATCTCCGTATACAATAATACTGCTCATAAAAATAAATTGCTTAACACCTTGTGACTTTGCTTTTTCAGCAACTTCAATTGTTAAATCTCGATTGACTTTATAGTATAAATCTTCCATTTTGGGGTCAGAGGAAACATGCGCAATTCCAGCCACATGAAACACGACATCATACTGCGAGAAGTCTTTCTCTTTCCATTCTCCATTTTTTGTACCGACTGAATCAACTTGATACTCTTCTGGATTATCTGCAACCCACTTCTCAAAAGATGTACCTATATAACTATTTTTCCCAGTAATTAGTATTTTTTTCATTTTAAC
This genomic interval from Jeotgalibaca porci contains the following:
- a CDS encoding ATP-binding protein, which encodes MYRISSRSFPNYGSLIIDEWLLDDLLEEDLKFLFEIIERRYDSGSIVYCTQFRKADWHQKLGGDLHADATTDRIVHNTVWYDTSQLNMREH
- a CDS encoding EpsG family protein; the encoded protein is MVASLPIVIVIFYYFFLVFVILANIELTKVYSRILNTVFLCSVLVVAYNFIPTQQMDLYRYYLMLDEVEHMDINWNQIINYGPYRQTILTSIYFNIMSKIENRSWFVIFPTGMVFSLIFFVSNKFRKDYNITYSSFAFFMVSIISVSSVFLIITGVRQNLAWSLLMVAVYYDFFSKEKKRVMNVVLYVLPLLVHLSAAPIVVLRLVLILVKKFPFLKYLLILWPLSLIIFTNIHNYLPPILQSSLVVLGRYVENVENYIPTAQFAVAIVSYVLILFLITSMKKRNTLANFISKDYYNFYYLVLLFGISSIFIPTLFSRTFELVIYISLPMFSSVLTTKFNFRLPILLIIIAMFVVLFYWQDLMLGYFF
- a CDS encoding glycosyltransferase, whose amino-acid sequence is MKIKIVFVMSTLGTGGAERVISNILKYIDRNIFDVSLIILLDDSNDYIKHISQDITLINLGHKRTRTSIVDLIKTLRKLEPEIVFSSLRGVSLILSLIKPLLKAKTKFIFREENTPSISIKDTSTPNLYNLYYKTLYRKADLVICQSEFMKNDLVKEYSFPLDKTLRIYNPVDFSWIEEMNKITINPFKNPEKKNVIVVGRMANQKGIDILLKSILKNEKKILKHDVMLHFLGDGELLNEYKNMAKKLKISDYVEFVGRQENPFQWMKYSDLFILSSRYEGLPNSLLEAAASNCEIITSNHPGGTREIMKLIDREEFIVDELDWNEKWFSERQKPINKLNLIDNFEAKRIVKEYERAFKLVYNSKK
- a CDS encoding glycosyltransferase; this encodes MKKIKVLHFINSLNYGGAERFLLNLLKDIDKDEFQMDIMVRNCPNDMAEDFANLDIKIIKAPAFPEKYFRHYKFMKKFVISRGHEYDIIHIHANSLIYTIPLSMFKKYARKTKIILHSHSSKSTSKLVTLTHEFNKKRYLKKIDEKLTVSKNAGKWMFNDQKQRIIYNGIDIELFKYNQRDRMKIRNELNINDNEILLGSVGRLVPVKNFELLLYILEYLNKKTSKKYKLVIVGQGELEKNLKDLAKKLNIDNQIIFTGQREDVASILSAMDVYLQPSHFEGLPFSVVESQVASLPTIISDKITDEVKISENLYFASNDNIDNWIDLIIKASKPKEHRIDKEKINTDKVDMKKIALKFEDIYKQLK
- a CDS encoding glycosyltransferase family 4 protein encodes the protein MKKALMVTSVASMIKQFNIPNIKNLKKLGYEVTVATNFNIPGTIPLKESKELFNDLYKSDVIPINIEFDRNPISKKNFKAFKELKTIIKNGDFDLIHCQSPVGGVLTRLASRSAMKETTKIIYTAHGFHFYESAPKKNWIFYPIEKKLSRYTDLLITINEQDYNKALAFNTCQVEYVPGIGVDTEKFNMTSFNKKKREELGIPNSVFLIVSVGELNENKNHKVIIEAMHKLGKPDIHYAIIGIGQLKDELANLTDSYGLSKQVHFLGYRNDINEIYKTTNIFAFPSKREGLGLAAVEAMAAGLPLLTSNKHGINDYSIFGETGFKYEPDDIIGFSEGILKLYTLDKSEVFKIGQNNVIKSKKFDQEIVNQKMYDIYREM
- a CDS encoding NAD-dependent epimerase/dehydratase family protein, yielding MKKILITGKNSYIGTSFEKWVADNPEEYQVDSVGTKNGEWKEKDFSQYDVVFHVAGIAHVSSDPKMEDLYYKVNRDLTIEVAEKAKSQGVKQFIFMSSIIVYGDSTSNKRVITRETIPVPSNFYGNSKLQAEEGIRPLDSYEFKVVIIRPPMIYGKGSKGNYQLLSKLARFTPIFPDYDNQRSMLHIDNLTEFIRLVIDNNDTGIFYPQNKEYVKTSEMVREISKIHGKRLFITKVFNPIIHLCMRIKLVNKMFGNLSYDLNISEYKTHYQIREFYDTIRYTE